A window of the Dyadobacter pollutisoli genome harbors these coding sequences:
- a CDS encoding RagB/SusD family nutrient uptake outer membrane protein, which produces MKTSKIYKIIVAGMSIAVFSACTDLVTEEKDSVVNKSADGKFAPVNVSEALASAYKDLSTYSDQAGIYALGEHTTAEMIPPTRGVDWGDNGVWRTLDQHTWDASHSYILSAWNALNQRAYKATEIIASNPTAVQKAEAQFLRAYNMYWVMDYWGVVPFREVTQGVNDLPKVLTRSEAYDYIMKDLEEALPNLPKKGPSVTNGTASKAAANFLLAKMVLNKAVYKSAAPEGPYTFDKADMDKVVAYVDAITADGYALEKDYFAAFSASAKTEPIFNVQEGTAQNRWFMTLHYGQNPSGWNGFATLADFYDTFEAKDSRIGAPGKRDGSQFSGIGTGFLIGQQYDDKGAVIIDSRTQKPLQFTKDVPLSGAATDKGIRVIKYHPANSGKYLLMRYAEAYLMKAEALLRGGNAAAALTQINALRTMRGATALASLTEANLFDEIGRELYWEGGKRTTEIRFGKFTTGLGTSVKEAYTVLYPIPSAALVSNANLVQNKGY; this is translated from the coding sequence ATGAAAACCAGTAAAATATACAAGATAATCGTTGCGGGGATGAGCATTGCTGTTTTTTCAGCTTGCACAGACCTTGTCACCGAAGAGAAAGATTCGGTGGTGAACAAATCGGCTGATGGCAAATTTGCGCCGGTCAACGTTTCCGAAGCACTTGCTTCAGCTTACAAAGACTTGTCCACTTACTCCGACCAGGCAGGGATTTACGCCCTCGGCGAGCACACGACAGCTGAAATGATCCCGCCAACGCGTGGTGTGGACTGGGGTGATAATGGTGTGTGGCGTACATTGGACCAGCATACCTGGGACGCTTCCCACTCCTATATCCTAAGCGCATGGAATGCATTGAACCAGAGAGCTTATAAGGCTACCGAGATCATCGCTTCTAATCCTACTGCAGTACAAAAAGCAGAAGCTCAGTTTTTGAGAGCATATAATATGTACTGGGTAATGGACTACTGGGGCGTTGTTCCTTTCCGTGAAGTAACACAAGGTGTGAATGACCTTCCCAAAGTACTGACTCGCTCAGAGGCATACGACTACATCATGAAAGACCTGGAAGAAGCACTTCCGAACCTTCCGAAAAAAGGACCGAGCGTAACGAATGGTACGGCTTCAAAAGCGGCAGCGAATTTCCTTCTTGCCAAAATGGTCTTGAATAAAGCAGTGTATAAAAGCGCCGCTCCGGAAGGTCCATATACATTCGACAAGGCTGATATGGATAAGGTAGTGGCTTATGTTGATGCCATTACAGCTGATGGATATGCGTTAGAGAAAGATTATTTCGCAGCATTTTCTGCAAGCGCAAAAACAGAGCCTATTTTCAATGTGCAGGAAGGAACAGCTCAAAACCGCTGGTTCATGACCCTGCACTATGGTCAAAACCCATCGGGCTGGAATGGATTTGCAACCCTGGCGGACTTCTACGATACTTTTGAAGCAAAAGACTCCCGTATCGGTGCGCCTGGAAAAAGAGATGGTTCACAGTTCTCTGGTATCGGTACAGGTTTCCTGATCGGGCAGCAATATGACGACAAAGGTGCGGTAATCATTGATAGTCGTACCCAGAAGCCATTACAGTTTACCAAAGATGTGCCTTTGTCCGGTGCTGCAACGGATAAAGGGATCCGGGTTATCAAATATCACCCTGCAAACTCAGGTAAATACCTGTTAATGCGCTATGCAGAGGCTTACTTGATGAAAGCTGAGGCGCTACTGAGAGGGGGAAATGCAGCAGCGGCGTTAACACAGATCAATGCGCTGAGAACAATGCGTGGTGCCACTGCACTCGCTTCGTTAACAGAGGCTAATCTGTTCGACGAGATCGGAAGAGAGCTTTATTGGGAAGGTGGTAAAAGAACTACCGAGATCCGTTTTGGTAAATTCACTACCGGGCTCGGTACCTCTGTGAAAGAAGCCTACACTGTATTGTACCCAATTCCTTCTGCTGCTTTGGTGTCTAA